In Amaranthus tricolor cultivar Red isolate AtriRed21 chromosome 5, ASM2621246v1, whole genome shotgun sequence, a genomic segment contains:
- the LOC130812964 gene encoding uncharacterized protein LOC130812964 isoform X1 gives MGCFLGCFGSAKVKDDIKRPKNPQISSHRNQDYNSVHQIIIPTPTQIPNVVPDQKTLKKSVNPQVPEQYNLEEKQHLSLSNEDKPEVQILSSLSTRKKVTFDTNVKEHLSLPNKGKSEVQIQLISGTRKKVTFDSNVKEHEHVPYNDTQDVMQESGKGVDKEVVEYGTKSIKSCNFWEGSSVSSLVSFPSNHRYQNCRESDDEDEDEDEELGCEVSDLDDDDNDDDVGFIHDEYHPRQVCEYIKLCTSVESKTKKSSTCLVDDGDSDCILDHASIDKGTKTPEVFNRGARDRAGYVHSVLNPVENTAQWKTVKVKETLSIKEQKENFKIDLGFQQFSSKTKSNFGEPKNDCETVASSLSTWLVSSQSTPPSKAMPIGLEPIESVANLSSHGSNSMKSQEERPILGVLTVEELKQFSPTPSPRRSPFQIPNEGPLVGTVVVDWNSRTPVDDTGSVSSFNGIPNTTSKYREDKTVNWHSTPFETRLERALNRDTAGCQVDRRVC, from the exons ATGGGTTGCTTTCTTGGATGTTTTGGGTCTGCCAAAGTTAAAGACGACATTAAACGCCCTAAAAATCCCCAAATTTCTTCTCATCGGAATCAG GATTACAATTCTGTACATCAGATTATCATTCCTACTCCCACCCAAATTCCTAATGTTGTTCCAGATCAGAAAACTTTAAAGAAATCTGTTAATCCTCAAGTTCCCGAACA GTATAACCTAGAGGAGAAACAACACTTGAGCTTGTCCaatga GGATAAACCAGAGGTTCAAATACTATCGAGTTTGAGTACACGAAAGAAAGTAACTTTTGATACAAATGTCAAAGAACATTTGAGCTTGCCAAATAA GGGTAAATCAGAGGTTCAAATACAATTGATTTCTGGCACACGAAAGAAAGTCACTTTTGATTCAAATGTTAAAGAACATGAGCATGTTCCATATAATGATACACAGGATGTTATGCAGGAGAGTGGTAAGGGAGTTGATAAAGAAGTTGTTGAGTATGGAACAAAATCAATCAAATCATGTAACTTTTGGGAGGGCTCAAGCGTGTCTAGTTTGGTGTCATTTCCTTCAAATCACAGGTATCAAAACTGTAGAGAGAGTGATgacgaagatgaagatgaagatgaagaactggGTTGTGAAGTAAGTGAtttggatgatgatgacaacGATGATGATGTTGGATTTATTCATGATGAGTACCATCCGAGGCAAGTCTGTGAGTATATAAAGCTGTGTACTTCGGTTGAATCAAAGACTAAAAAAAGTTCTACCTGTTTGGTTGATGATGGAGATAGTGATTGCATCCTGGATCATGCATCTATAGACAAAGGAACGAAAACCCCGGAAGTATTCAATCGTGGTGCTCGAGATAGGGCTGGTTATGTTCATTCGGTGCTGAATCCTGTTGAAAACACAGCTCAATGGAAAACAGTAAAAGTAAAAGAAACTCTATCCATAAAAGAGCAGAAGGAGAATTTCAAGATAGATCTTGGTTTTCAGCAATTTTCGTCGAAGACTAAATCAAATTTTGGTGAGCCTAAGAATGACTGTGAAACAGTTGCTAGCAGCCTATCTACTTGGTTGGTTTCCTCCCAATCAACACCTCCTAGCAAGGCTATGCCTATTGGCTTGGAACCTATAGAATCTGTGGCAAATTTGTCCTCACATGGCTCTAATTCTATGAAAAGTCAAGAGGAAAGACCAATTTTAGGTGTATTGACAGTTGAAGAACTTAAGCAATTCTCTCCCACGCCCTCCCCAAGAAGATCGCCTTTTCAAATCCCAAATGAGGGGCCGTTAGTTGGCACTGTTGTTGTAGACTGGAATTCTAGAACTCCTGTTGATGACACTGGTTCAGTTTCTTCATTTAATGGGATACCAAATACTACAAGCAAGTATAGAGAG GATAAGACTGTAAATTGGCATTCAACTCCTTTTGAAACGAGGCTGGAGAGAGCTTTAAACAGAGATACTGCTGGGTGTCAAGTTGATCGTCGTGTGTGTTAA
- the LOC130812964 gene encoding uncharacterized protein LOC130812964 isoform X3: MGCFLGCFGSAKVKDDIKRPKNPQISSHRNQDYNSVHQIIIPTPTQIPNVVPDQKTLKKSVNPQVPEQYNLEEKQHLSLSNEGKSEVQIQLISGTRKKVTFDSNVKEHEHVPYNDTQDVMQESGKGVDKEVVEYGTKSIKSCNFWEGSSVSSLVSFPSNHRYQNCRESDDEDEDEDEELGCEVSDLDDDDNDDDVGFIHDEYHPRQVCEYIKLCTSVESKTKKSSTCLVDDGDSDCILDHASIDKGTKTPEVFNRGARDRAGYVHSVLNPVENTAQWKTVKVKETLSIKEQKENFKIDLGFQQFSSKTKSNFGEPKNDCETVASSLSTWLVSSQSTPPSKAMPIGLEPIESVANLSSHGSNSMKSQEERPILGVLTVEELKQFSPTPSPRRSPFQIPNEGPLVGTVVVDWNSRTPVDDTGSVSSFNGIPNTTSKYREDKTVNWHSTPFETRLERALNRDTAGCQVDRRVC; encoded by the exons ATGGGTTGCTTTCTTGGATGTTTTGGGTCTGCCAAAGTTAAAGACGACATTAAACGCCCTAAAAATCCCCAAATTTCTTCTCATCGGAATCAG GATTACAATTCTGTACATCAGATTATCATTCCTACTCCCACCCAAATTCCTAATGTTGTTCCAGATCAGAAAACTTTAAAGAAATCTGTTAATCCTCAAGTTCCCGAACA GTATAACCTAGAGGAGAAACAACACTTGAGCTTGTCCaatga GGGTAAATCAGAGGTTCAAATACAATTGATTTCTGGCACACGAAAGAAAGTCACTTTTGATTCAAATGTTAAAGAACATGAGCATGTTCCATATAATGATACACAGGATGTTATGCAGGAGAGTGGTAAGGGAGTTGATAAAGAAGTTGTTGAGTATGGAACAAAATCAATCAAATCATGTAACTTTTGGGAGGGCTCAAGCGTGTCTAGTTTGGTGTCATTTCCTTCAAATCACAGGTATCAAAACTGTAGAGAGAGTGATgacgaagatgaagatgaagatgaagaactggGTTGTGAAGTAAGTGAtttggatgatgatgacaacGATGATGATGTTGGATTTATTCATGATGAGTACCATCCGAGGCAAGTCTGTGAGTATATAAAGCTGTGTACTTCGGTTGAATCAAAGACTAAAAAAAGTTCTACCTGTTTGGTTGATGATGGAGATAGTGATTGCATCCTGGATCATGCATCTATAGACAAAGGAACGAAAACCCCGGAAGTATTCAATCGTGGTGCTCGAGATAGGGCTGGTTATGTTCATTCGGTGCTGAATCCTGTTGAAAACACAGCTCAATGGAAAACAGTAAAAGTAAAAGAAACTCTATCCATAAAAGAGCAGAAGGAGAATTTCAAGATAGATCTTGGTTTTCAGCAATTTTCGTCGAAGACTAAATCAAATTTTGGTGAGCCTAAGAATGACTGTGAAACAGTTGCTAGCAGCCTATCTACTTGGTTGGTTTCCTCCCAATCAACACCTCCTAGCAAGGCTATGCCTATTGGCTTGGAACCTATAGAATCTGTGGCAAATTTGTCCTCACATGGCTCTAATTCTATGAAAAGTCAAGAGGAAAGACCAATTTTAGGTGTATTGACAGTTGAAGAACTTAAGCAATTCTCTCCCACGCCCTCCCCAAGAAGATCGCCTTTTCAAATCCCAAATGAGGGGCCGTTAGTTGGCACTGTTGTTGTAGACTGGAATTCTAGAACTCCTGTTGATGACACTGGTTCAGTTTCTTCATTTAATGGGATACCAAATACTACAAGCAAGTATAGAGAG GATAAGACTGTAAATTGGCATTCAACTCCTTTTGAAACGAGGCTGGAGAGAGCTTTAAACAGAGATACTGCTGGGTGTCAAGTTGATCGTCGTGTGTGTTAA
- the LOC130812964 gene encoding uncharacterized protein LOC130812964 isoform X2, with protein sequence MGCFLGCFGSAKVKDDIKRPKNPQISSHRNQDYNSVHQIIIPTPTQIPNVVPDQKTLKKSVNPQVPEQDKPEVQILSSLSTRKKVTFDTNVKEHLSLPNKGKSEVQIQLISGTRKKVTFDSNVKEHEHVPYNDTQDVMQESGKGVDKEVVEYGTKSIKSCNFWEGSSVSSLVSFPSNHRYQNCRESDDEDEDEDEELGCEVSDLDDDDNDDDVGFIHDEYHPRQVCEYIKLCTSVESKTKKSSTCLVDDGDSDCILDHASIDKGTKTPEVFNRGARDRAGYVHSVLNPVENTAQWKTVKVKETLSIKEQKENFKIDLGFQQFSSKTKSNFGEPKNDCETVASSLSTWLVSSQSTPPSKAMPIGLEPIESVANLSSHGSNSMKSQEERPILGVLTVEELKQFSPTPSPRRSPFQIPNEGPLVGTVVVDWNSRTPVDDTGSVSSFNGIPNTTSKYREDKTVNWHSTPFETRLERALNRDTAGCQVDRRVC encoded by the exons ATGGGTTGCTTTCTTGGATGTTTTGGGTCTGCCAAAGTTAAAGACGACATTAAACGCCCTAAAAATCCCCAAATTTCTTCTCATCGGAATCAG GATTACAATTCTGTACATCAGATTATCATTCCTACTCCCACCCAAATTCCTAATGTTGTTCCAGATCAGAAAACTTTAAAGAAATCTGTTAATCCTCAAGTTCCCGAACA GGATAAACCAGAGGTTCAAATACTATCGAGTTTGAGTACACGAAAGAAAGTAACTTTTGATACAAATGTCAAAGAACATTTGAGCTTGCCAAATAA GGGTAAATCAGAGGTTCAAATACAATTGATTTCTGGCACACGAAAGAAAGTCACTTTTGATTCAAATGTTAAAGAACATGAGCATGTTCCATATAATGATACACAGGATGTTATGCAGGAGAGTGGTAAGGGAGTTGATAAAGAAGTTGTTGAGTATGGAACAAAATCAATCAAATCATGTAACTTTTGGGAGGGCTCAAGCGTGTCTAGTTTGGTGTCATTTCCTTCAAATCACAGGTATCAAAACTGTAGAGAGAGTGATgacgaagatgaagatgaagatgaagaactggGTTGTGAAGTAAGTGAtttggatgatgatgacaacGATGATGATGTTGGATTTATTCATGATGAGTACCATCCGAGGCAAGTCTGTGAGTATATAAAGCTGTGTACTTCGGTTGAATCAAAGACTAAAAAAAGTTCTACCTGTTTGGTTGATGATGGAGATAGTGATTGCATCCTGGATCATGCATCTATAGACAAAGGAACGAAAACCCCGGAAGTATTCAATCGTGGTGCTCGAGATAGGGCTGGTTATGTTCATTCGGTGCTGAATCCTGTTGAAAACACAGCTCAATGGAAAACAGTAAAAGTAAAAGAAACTCTATCCATAAAAGAGCAGAAGGAGAATTTCAAGATAGATCTTGGTTTTCAGCAATTTTCGTCGAAGACTAAATCAAATTTTGGTGAGCCTAAGAATGACTGTGAAACAGTTGCTAGCAGCCTATCTACTTGGTTGGTTTCCTCCCAATCAACACCTCCTAGCAAGGCTATGCCTATTGGCTTGGAACCTATAGAATCTGTGGCAAATTTGTCCTCACATGGCTCTAATTCTATGAAAAGTCAAGAGGAAAGACCAATTTTAGGTGTATTGACAGTTGAAGAACTTAAGCAATTCTCTCCCACGCCCTCCCCAAGAAGATCGCCTTTTCAAATCCCAAATGAGGGGCCGTTAGTTGGCACTGTTGTTGTAGACTGGAATTCTAGAACTCCTGTTGATGACACTGGTTCAGTTTCTTCATTTAATGGGATACCAAATACTACAAGCAAGTATAGAGAG GATAAGACTGTAAATTGGCATTCAACTCCTTTTGAAACGAGGCTGGAGAGAGCTTTAAACAGAGATACTGCTGGGTGTCAAGTTGATCGTCGTGTGTGTTAA
- the LOC130813696 gene encoding BRCA1-associated RING domain protein 1-like isoform X1 — MAEVQTHAHFLNPWLLHLQKLGLELKCSLCLELYIKPMLLPCDHIFCSSCVPKSNLFGSQCPLCEFSYVEQDLRQAPSMENVVNIYKNLDASFSMHMLKSDTGRGSVQCPFPSKTNFSNQIPKGVIKSSPPGNSTNGTQEAVNVDMNQAELSPDSPPSSGTSKDFDANCRDPRASDDGSQIARNCISKKPAKRTAEDFGAHGFNKSHDACSKKQKQVDQVKPEMHQGSSTSDAMNMENSACTGSDMTNTGNNSGIQQTVEYDPSTLLNFKCVFCHTGKITEGSGPMQHFVSGRQVFGKEASSSHVVHLHQSCLDWTPQIYYVNDTTIKNLDKELARSGKLKCTCCGLKGAALGCYVKSCRRSYHATCAYEVPECRWDAEAFLMLCPEHASKKFPNEKSKKRAPKNSLPAPRINEQRPLCDVDFWATYSGAKNWVFCGSALSADEKGMLVKFANLCGATVTKSWNQSVTHVIAATDANGACSRTLKVLMAILNGRWILKPDWIEACMKSKSPIDEEPYEISLDNHGYCDGPKTGRLRALNNEPKIFNNMKFFFYGDFVATYKNDLQNLIMAAGGTILRREELALDAQRQPSTSVAVYNDDSTEVNEVLQRRVEAEKLAKETGSQVIAHTWILDSIASGLLKPFVQRLQLEEIPQD, encoded by the exons ATGGCGGAAGTTCAGACCCATGCCCATTTTCTCAATCCATGgcttcttcatcttcagaaaCTAGGTCTTGAATTAAAATGCTCTCTGTG CTTGGAGTTGTATATTAAGCCTATGTTATTGCCGTGTGACCACATTTTCTGCAG TTCCTGCGTACCCAAATCGAATTTGTTTGGGTCACAGTGTCCCCTCTGTGAATTCTCCTATGTCGAACAAG ATTTGAGGCAAGCTCCTTCTATGGAGAATGTTGTGAACATATACAAAAATTTGGATGCTTCTTTCTCCATGCATATGCTTAAATCAG ATACCGGAAGAGGTTCTGTACAATGCCCATTTCCATCCAAAACAAACTTTTCTAATCAAATTCCCAAGGGGGTGATTAAATCCTCTCCACCGGGCAACTCAACTAATGGAACCCAAGAAGCTGTTAATGTGGACATGAACCAGGCTGAGTTGTCCCCTGACAGTCCTCCATCTTCTGGAACTAGCAAGGATTTTGATGCTAACTGTCGTGATCCAAGAGCCAGTGATGATGGAAGT CAGATTGCTAGGAATTGTATATCAAAGAAACCTGCAAAGAGAACTGCTGAAGATTTTGGAGCCCATGGGTTTAATAAAAGTCACGATGCTTGTTCCAAGAAGCAAAAGCAAGTAGACCAAGTTAAACCAGAGATGCATCAGGGAAGTTCAACTTCAGATGCTATGAATATGGAGAATTCTGCTTGTACTGGTTCTGACATGACTAATACTGGAAATAATTCTGGTATTCAACAAACAGTTGAATATGATCCTTCAACTTTGCTCAACTTTAAATGCGTTTTCTGCCATACAGGGAAAATTACAGAG GGTAGTGGACCAATGCAGCATTTTGTTAGTGGTAGACAAGTCTTTGGCAAAGAGGCTTCTTCTTCTCATGTTGTACATTTGCACCAAAGCTGCTTAGACTG GACGCCTCAAATTTATTATGTGAATGATACTACGattaaaaatttggataaagaACTTGCAAGATCTGGAAAACTCAAGTGCACCTGCTGTGGGCTCAAGGGAGCTGCTCTTGGTTGTTATGTGAAATCCTGTCGTAGAAGTTATCACGCTACTTGTGCATATGAAGTTCCAGAATGCAGATGGGATGCT GAGGCTTTTCTAATGCTCTGTCCTGAACATGCTTCAAAAAAGTTCCCTAACGAGAAGTCTAAAAAGCGCGCTCCAAAGAACTCTTTGCCAGCTCCAAG GATTAATGAGCAGAGACCCTTGTGTGATGTTGACTTCTGGGCAACATATTCTGGAGCAAAAAATTGGGTATTCTGTGGATCTGCCCTTTCTGCAGATGAAAAG GGTATGTTGGTCAAGTTCGCAAACTTATGTGGAGCAACTGTAACAAAGTCTTGGAATCAAAGTGTTACTCATGTGATCGCTGCAACTGACGCAAATGGTGCATGCAGTAGGACATTGAAAGTTCTTATGGCTATTCTTAATGGGAGATGGATTCTTAAACCCGATT GGATTGAAGCATGTATGAAATCAAAGAGTCCCATTGACGAAGAACCTTACGAAATCAGTCTCGATAATCATGGATACTGTGATGGCCCTAAAACTGGCAGGCTCAGGGCTCTGAATAAT GAACCAAAGATTTTCAACAATATGAAGTTCTTTTTCTATGGTGATTTTGTGGCAACATACAAAAATGACCTTCAAAATCTGATAATGGCCGCTGGCGGTACCATCCTCAGACGCGAAGAACTTGCACTTGATGCACAACGTCAACCGTCGACTTCAGTAGCTGTTTATAACGATGATTCAACAGAAGTTAACGAGGTCTTGCAGCGACGAGTAGAGGCAGAGAAACTTGCCAAGGAAACTGGTTCTCAAGTGATTGCTCATACATGGATCTTGGATTCAATTGCTTCAGGTTTATTAAAACCCTTTGTCCAAAGATTACAACTTGAAGAAATTCCTCAGGATTAG
- the LOC130812904 gene encoding uncharacterized protein LOC130812904: protein MAEPSARVKSIFIYPVKSCKGISLSEALVTPTGFRWDRQWLVVNENGRMLTQRVQPKLALVEVELPKEAFSESWEPTSDSYMVLKAPGMDTLKVSLIKPRDVVEHVSMWYWNGSALDEGPNAAEWFSKFLGNPYRLVRFDQASQIRETDPSFANGYKTLFNDQFPYLVLSQDSLNALNKILKEPIPVNRFRPNILVEGCGPFSEDLWKEFKINKLTFNGVRLCSRCKVPRTDQETGIVGTEPTETLQRFRSDKVLLPHKKPQGQVYVGQHSVCKDCFTGDKGKIVKVGDPVYIVKQLSSTAEAAA from the exons ATGGCAGAACCAAGTGCTCGAGTGAAATCAATATTCATTTATCCAGTCAAATCATGCAAAGGAATTTCACTTTCTGAAGCACTCGTCACCCCTACTG GTTTTCGCTGGGATAGACAATGGTTGGTTGTTAATGAGAATGGGAGGATGTTAACTCAAAGAGTTCAACCAAAGCTTGCTTTGGTTGAAGTTGAGTTGCCTAAAGAAGCATTTTCTGAGAGCTGGGAACCTACAAGTGACTCATACATGG TGCTGAAAGCGCCCGGAATGGATACGCTGAAGGTTTCTTTGATTAAACCCCGTGATGTGGTTGAGCATGTATCAATGTGGTATTGGAATGGTTCAGCTCTAGATGAAGGACCAAATGCAGCTGAGTGGTTTTCTAAATTCCTTGGTAATCCTTATCGGTTGGTGCGATTTGATCAAG CATCACAGATTAGAGAAACGGATCCTTCCTTTGCTAATGGATACAAAACCCTGTTTAATGACCAGTTTCCTTATTTAGTGTTATCTCAG GATTCGCTGAACGCACTGAACAAAATTCTCAAGGAGCCAATCCCAGTAAATCGTTTTAGAcccaa CATTCTTGTTGAAGGTTGTGGACCATTTTCTGAGGACTTGTGGAAGGAGTTTAAGATTAACAAGTTAACGTTTAATGGCGTAAGGCTTTGTTCTCGGTGCAAG GTGCCTAGAACTGATCAAGAAACTGGGATTGTTGGTACAGAGCCAACTGAAACTCTCCAACGATTCAGATCAGATAAAGTCCTGCTTCCGCATAAAAAACCTCAAGGACAG GTTTATGTGGGGCAGCACTCAGTTTGTAAGGACTGCTTTACTGGGGATAAAGGCAAAATTGTTAAGGTGGGTGATCCCGTGTACATCGTTAAGCAACTTTCATCTACTGCAGAGGCTGCGGCTTGA
- the LOC130812964 gene encoding uncharacterized protein LOC130812964 isoform X4, whose amino-acid sequence MGCFLGCFGSAKVKDDIKRPKNPQISSHRNQDYNSVHQIIIPTPTQIPNVVPDQKTLKKSVNPQVPEQGKSEVQIQLISGTRKKVTFDSNVKEHEHVPYNDTQDVMQESGKGVDKEVVEYGTKSIKSCNFWEGSSVSSLVSFPSNHRYQNCRESDDEDEDEDEELGCEVSDLDDDDNDDDVGFIHDEYHPRQVCEYIKLCTSVESKTKKSSTCLVDDGDSDCILDHASIDKGTKTPEVFNRGARDRAGYVHSVLNPVENTAQWKTVKVKETLSIKEQKENFKIDLGFQQFSSKTKSNFGEPKNDCETVASSLSTWLVSSQSTPPSKAMPIGLEPIESVANLSSHGSNSMKSQEERPILGVLTVEELKQFSPTPSPRRSPFQIPNEGPLVGTVVVDWNSRTPVDDTGSVSSFNGIPNTTSKYREDKTVNWHSTPFETRLERALNRDTAGCQVDRRVC is encoded by the exons ATGGGTTGCTTTCTTGGATGTTTTGGGTCTGCCAAAGTTAAAGACGACATTAAACGCCCTAAAAATCCCCAAATTTCTTCTCATCGGAATCAG GATTACAATTCTGTACATCAGATTATCATTCCTACTCCCACCCAAATTCCTAATGTTGTTCCAGATCAGAAAACTTTAAAGAAATCTGTTAATCCTCAAGTTCCCGAACA GGGTAAATCAGAGGTTCAAATACAATTGATTTCTGGCACACGAAAGAAAGTCACTTTTGATTCAAATGTTAAAGAACATGAGCATGTTCCATATAATGATACACAGGATGTTATGCAGGAGAGTGGTAAGGGAGTTGATAAAGAAGTTGTTGAGTATGGAACAAAATCAATCAAATCATGTAACTTTTGGGAGGGCTCAAGCGTGTCTAGTTTGGTGTCATTTCCTTCAAATCACAGGTATCAAAACTGTAGAGAGAGTGATgacgaagatgaagatgaagatgaagaactggGTTGTGAAGTAAGTGAtttggatgatgatgacaacGATGATGATGTTGGATTTATTCATGATGAGTACCATCCGAGGCAAGTCTGTGAGTATATAAAGCTGTGTACTTCGGTTGAATCAAAGACTAAAAAAAGTTCTACCTGTTTGGTTGATGATGGAGATAGTGATTGCATCCTGGATCATGCATCTATAGACAAAGGAACGAAAACCCCGGAAGTATTCAATCGTGGTGCTCGAGATAGGGCTGGTTATGTTCATTCGGTGCTGAATCCTGTTGAAAACACAGCTCAATGGAAAACAGTAAAAGTAAAAGAAACTCTATCCATAAAAGAGCAGAAGGAGAATTTCAAGATAGATCTTGGTTTTCAGCAATTTTCGTCGAAGACTAAATCAAATTTTGGTGAGCCTAAGAATGACTGTGAAACAGTTGCTAGCAGCCTATCTACTTGGTTGGTTTCCTCCCAATCAACACCTCCTAGCAAGGCTATGCCTATTGGCTTGGAACCTATAGAATCTGTGGCAAATTTGTCCTCACATGGCTCTAATTCTATGAAAAGTCAAGAGGAAAGACCAATTTTAGGTGTATTGACAGTTGAAGAACTTAAGCAATTCTCTCCCACGCCCTCCCCAAGAAGATCGCCTTTTCAAATCCCAAATGAGGGGCCGTTAGTTGGCACTGTTGTTGTAGACTGGAATTCTAGAACTCCTGTTGATGACACTGGTTCAGTTTCTTCATTTAATGGGATACCAAATACTACAAGCAAGTATAGAGAG GATAAGACTGTAAATTGGCATTCAACTCCTTTTGAAACGAGGCTGGAGAGAGCTTTAAACAGAGATACTGCTGGGTGTCAAGTTGATCGTCGTGTGTGTTAA
- the LOC130813696 gene encoding BRCA1-associated RING domain protein 1-like isoform X2, whose protein sequence is MAEVQTHAHFLNPWLLHLQKLGLELKCSLCLELYIKPMLLPCDHIFCSSCVPKSNLFGSQCPLCEFSYVEQDLRQAPSMENVVNIYKNLDASFSMHMLKSDTGRGSVQCPFPSKTNFSNQIPKGVIKSSPPGNSTNGTQEAVNVDMNQAELSPDSPPSSGTSKDFDANCRDPRASDDGSIARNCISKKPAKRTAEDFGAHGFNKSHDACSKKQKQVDQVKPEMHQGSSTSDAMNMENSACTGSDMTNTGNNSGIQQTVEYDPSTLLNFKCVFCHTGKITEGSGPMQHFVSGRQVFGKEASSSHVVHLHQSCLDWTPQIYYVNDTTIKNLDKELARSGKLKCTCCGLKGAALGCYVKSCRRSYHATCAYEVPECRWDAEAFLMLCPEHASKKFPNEKSKKRAPKNSLPAPRINEQRPLCDVDFWATYSGAKNWVFCGSALSADEKGMLVKFANLCGATVTKSWNQSVTHVIAATDANGACSRTLKVLMAILNGRWILKPDWIEACMKSKSPIDEEPYEISLDNHGYCDGPKTGRLRALNNEPKIFNNMKFFFYGDFVATYKNDLQNLIMAAGGTILRREELALDAQRQPSTSVAVYNDDSTEVNEVLQRRVEAEKLAKETGSQVIAHTWILDSIASGLLKPFVQRLQLEEIPQD, encoded by the exons ATGGCGGAAGTTCAGACCCATGCCCATTTTCTCAATCCATGgcttcttcatcttcagaaaCTAGGTCTTGAATTAAAATGCTCTCTGTG CTTGGAGTTGTATATTAAGCCTATGTTATTGCCGTGTGACCACATTTTCTGCAG TTCCTGCGTACCCAAATCGAATTTGTTTGGGTCACAGTGTCCCCTCTGTGAATTCTCCTATGTCGAACAAG ATTTGAGGCAAGCTCCTTCTATGGAGAATGTTGTGAACATATACAAAAATTTGGATGCTTCTTTCTCCATGCATATGCTTAAATCAG ATACCGGAAGAGGTTCTGTACAATGCCCATTTCCATCCAAAACAAACTTTTCTAATCAAATTCCCAAGGGGGTGATTAAATCCTCTCCACCGGGCAACTCAACTAATGGAACCCAAGAAGCTGTTAATGTGGACATGAACCAGGCTGAGTTGTCCCCTGACAGTCCTCCATCTTCTGGAACTAGCAAGGATTTTGATGCTAACTGTCGTGATCCAAGAGCCAGTGATGATGGAAGT ATTGCTAGGAATTGTATATCAAAGAAACCTGCAAAGAGAACTGCTGAAGATTTTGGAGCCCATGGGTTTAATAAAAGTCACGATGCTTGTTCCAAGAAGCAAAAGCAAGTAGACCAAGTTAAACCAGAGATGCATCAGGGAAGTTCAACTTCAGATGCTATGAATATGGAGAATTCTGCTTGTACTGGTTCTGACATGACTAATACTGGAAATAATTCTGGTATTCAACAAACAGTTGAATATGATCCTTCAACTTTGCTCAACTTTAAATGCGTTTTCTGCCATACAGGGAAAATTACAGAG GGTAGTGGACCAATGCAGCATTTTGTTAGTGGTAGACAAGTCTTTGGCAAAGAGGCTTCTTCTTCTCATGTTGTACATTTGCACCAAAGCTGCTTAGACTG GACGCCTCAAATTTATTATGTGAATGATACTACGattaaaaatttggataaagaACTTGCAAGATCTGGAAAACTCAAGTGCACCTGCTGTGGGCTCAAGGGAGCTGCTCTTGGTTGTTATGTGAAATCCTGTCGTAGAAGTTATCACGCTACTTGTGCATATGAAGTTCCAGAATGCAGATGGGATGCT GAGGCTTTTCTAATGCTCTGTCCTGAACATGCTTCAAAAAAGTTCCCTAACGAGAAGTCTAAAAAGCGCGCTCCAAAGAACTCTTTGCCAGCTCCAAG GATTAATGAGCAGAGACCCTTGTGTGATGTTGACTTCTGGGCAACATATTCTGGAGCAAAAAATTGGGTATTCTGTGGATCTGCCCTTTCTGCAGATGAAAAG GGTATGTTGGTCAAGTTCGCAAACTTATGTGGAGCAACTGTAACAAAGTCTTGGAATCAAAGTGTTACTCATGTGATCGCTGCAACTGACGCAAATGGTGCATGCAGTAGGACATTGAAAGTTCTTATGGCTATTCTTAATGGGAGATGGATTCTTAAACCCGATT GGATTGAAGCATGTATGAAATCAAAGAGTCCCATTGACGAAGAACCTTACGAAATCAGTCTCGATAATCATGGATACTGTGATGGCCCTAAAACTGGCAGGCTCAGGGCTCTGAATAAT GAACCAAAGATTTTCAACAATATGAAGTTCTTTTTCTATGGTGATTTTGTGGCAACATACAAAAATGACCTTCAAAATCTGATAATGGCCGCTGGCGGTACCATCCTCAGACGCGAAGAACTTGCACTTGATGCACAACGTCAACCGTCGACTTCAGTAGCTGTTTATAACGATGATTCAACAGAAGTTAACGAGGTCTTGCAGCGACGAGTAGAGGCAGAGAAACTTGCCAAGGAAACTGGTTCTCAAGTGATTGCTCATACATGGATCTTGGATTCAATTGCTTCAGGTTTATTAAAACCCTTTGTCCAAAGATTACAACTTGAAGAAATTCCTCAGGATTAG